GGGATGGTGGTTTTAGGGGCTCCGTGGACTGGCAGTTAGGGTCCCCAAAAGGGTAGTACcgttagctaagacacattcaAAAACGTCTGCATATGGTTTTCAGGGAAAACACATTGATAATGCTGGATCCCTGACTGTCTGTATCATTTCTTGGAAAACTTTCGAAAGGGGCCCCTGCTATCTTCATGTGCACTATAAATTCGTCAGCGTCTTCAGCAGATACACAGTGACAAATAAATGCATATGACAGAAAATCACGGAAGAAATCACAGAATGTTGGAAGTATAGTAAGCCAGAATAGGCCGGTATGACCTTATGAGGTCGTTAAgtcaagaaaaagaagaaaatctaaaaaaacgaGAAGGAAAAGATCGACTTTACCCTATTCGTTGAAAAGATAGTTGTAAACTATCAGAGAGCATTCCGCAACGAAAAATTAACAACTGAGTAAATCTTCAACATGCGGAACAACGTGGCGAATACGATGGAGCAGTAGATTCACTCTTACTTTCTCTTCATCGAATTTCAGTGTAATCATAACCAGGGTAAAACTATGGCATCACCATAGTCTTCGTCAAAGGTCTTCAAGATTAAGAAATGTGGAAAACTCCTTATACTTTATGTGATATGAAGCAAAAGTAAttgtttataattgttttgtgatttgtgcccgaatttttttttacgtttccaTCAAATAGTTTATGCCGCTCGATCACGCAAAGCAATAGTTTTCATgtttgaagaaataattttatttattgttgacTGTGTTGACTTAGATTGTGTTTCGCTCCAATTGTCCATGgtgtaaataaagaaaatacgaTGGCCATTTCTctccttttctctctccctctctctcactcAGAGGGCAATGTTTAGGATTTCCAAATTTACCAGGCGTAATTAATACCGAGTCCGTTACTGTAGGTCATGTGGGCAACAGCCGGGGCAGCAGAATAGGCAACGCCAAGCAGTGCCGGAGCCGCCTTAACGACTGGGGCAGCATACGCCGCATGAGCATATGCCGGATGAGCGTAAGCCGGAGCAATGGCATGTGGATAGGCGGCGGCAATGTGACCAACGGCCACACCTGGGTTGCTTACGCGCACATCGGATTTGCTCACGGACGAGTACGGAGTATCGATGGTTTTCGAATATGTTGAGATTTGGCCAAGGTTTCCGTAGCTGCGGAGAATGTTCGACTGCTGGCTTGTGATGGCAGGTGTGTGGATTCCAGCGTAGGTTGGACCAGCCGGGTTCAAAGTGTAAGCGGCCTGAGCTACAGCGATGGCAGCAAGAAGAGCGATGAACTATACAACAAAGAGACAAATTAATTCAAACCACTATCTACTACTGATCGTTTGctaataatttattacaagCTCACTTACTCGGAACATGTTCGCAGCGTTGAGGGATAgatagaataaataaatagatgtCAACGATGTGAAAAGTTGGAGCGCAGTTCTAAAACTGATAACTGAAGAGGAGAATGCATATCGCTTTTATAGTGCCCAAAGGGGTCCACAAGAACCATGCGAATAGTGCATGCGTGTCTGGTgttatgtgtatgtgttttttcgcATTCATGCCTGTCCCTTAAGCATATATTCTTGCAAGTGCGACCCACAGGTCATACACGCACTTGTGCGTAGTGAAAGGTTTGCACGAGATACAATTTGGATGACTTGGTCTTGTGTTAGGTATATGAATcactttaattatttgttgGTGTGTAACtcaattatatatatataagaaACAATGATTTTTTAGGAAGCAATAATTGCGCATTGATTCATTAATCTGCATTAAACATCTAATAGAAGCCTAACAATAGATCCAACCAAAATGTAGATAATCAAATGCATCATAACAAATAGCTTTTATGTTGGTTAATTCACATTAGATTCGATTTGAACATGAATGAGATTATCTGtcatttattaatgtttttttaattatttcaatgcAAATTCACCCATACGTACTTCTTATGCTTGGCTTACATAACCCCCAGTGTTGTGTAAAATTAACCTATATCGATTAAAGTACACATAAGACGATACGCTTCTCAATCTTCCTCCACTTGGATATTTGTAATATATGTAGTACAAAAGCAGCAGTGCACTGAGCTTGCATTATTACGCCGAACCGGTTTTAGTGCGAAAAACATAACTGCAACTGTGGCAAAATGCAGCATTCAAACGGCTCATGATTTGACCTTGTTGCAGTTCGTCAATAAACCAGACATCGGCGCGATCTAAAACATATGGTGCTTCTTAGTAAGTGTGCAATGTCGTTAAACTGTTGCGAGGCGTGGCGCTTTatgtaaaaccaaaaaaacagctcAGTTAGTCGTTATACCCCCCAACAGCTGGCTTACTTACGGAGGCAGAAAACGATCCTCCTGCAGTGATTGTAATGCGATAACACGTGTAATGATTACGGGTTGAAACTTTTAACGATGATCAAAAATTTAGTTAATCACACCCGACCCTACGCGAATTTAGAATACAACGAAATTCAGAATGTGCTCAAATGTCTAAATCACAATTTGACCTTTCAGGATAATTATATAATTGCTTCGAGAATCCATTCAACAATGATGTTTGAGAACCCGTACAAGTTATTTTATCCGCACAATATTAACCTTATATTTGAAGAAATTAAGACATTTTCTACGCTGCTATAACAGTTCTTTCTTTTAACAAGGGGTATTATCAGATTGGATCAAACTATTAGTAGCTTGTAGTGTTCCTAATCTATTTGTTTATGAGAGAATACCCAGCTCTGCGTGTGGAGGCCCAATTGttgttgtattatttattgaaatagtTCGCCTTATGCGTTGTATATGTTGTACTGAAAACTAATTGTAACCTAACtctaaaaatttattttaatagaaGATTTAAAGTTAAATTATACCTATCCTTGGTCAAAATCTAATAATCGCAGCATATTGAGACACTCGCTAGGGTTAAGTGTTTGCTGCCAATCGGTCATTTTACAGTCTaaagaacctttttttgtcaaaatatCTGCTGGGATTGCATATAACTTGCATAGCaattctcttcttggcttaacgacctctaaggatATGCCGGTCATTTCTGACGTACTTTTTTACCTCATCTTTAGactttttttaccacgtagcccgACAATCAGTTCCTGCTACGGGGTACGGCcgggatgggatttgacacTGTGTAGATGTTGAAAgtgtttattatatttttgatgattagaaaatcatttctaaatcttttaaaatatttattcttgACTAAGTACACGCCGAGTCAAATAGTTTGccttattttttcgtttaatttaccAATAAATTAAACCATAAGTTAAGGGCAAAATAGCATATAAAAATACTATTGTCAACATATCGAAAGTCGAAACGGTAAATTACCGACTGCTAATTTACCCTAAATATATCCTTAAATAAAGGAGCTTTAAGTGTTATATCTAACCAAATTTCGCTCACCGGGCCCCTGCAATGCtcaatattaataaaacaacgaaaaagcaTTGACCATTCGACTATGATgaagaataaattattatagtttataattataatcaattttatattattttcgtTTCAGTAGGTAGACTTTTTTGCTGTAACTTTCACAATAACTTCACTGAGGTTAACgactaaaacattaaaacgcTTTATGTTCGCTATGTGAGGGTTGAGTATATTGCTAACCTAAAACTAGAGAAGAGTGAGAATGAACGCGAATACACTTATACGAACTCGTACAGTAGAGATCAGCTTAAATAATATCAAACTGATAAACGctatttttgttgtatttgaaAATTAGGAAATCAGTGCTCGAAATTTAAAAGAGCATTTTCGAGCAGCTGCTAACCATTTTTTAAA
The DNA window shown above is from Anopheles funestus chromosome 3RL, idAnoFuneDA-416_04, whole genome shotgun sequence and carries:
- the LOC125770031 gene encoding pupal cuticle protein C1B-like; protein product: MFRFIALLAAIAVAQAAYTLNPAGPTYAGIHTPAITSQQSNILRSYGNLGQISTYSKTIDTPYSSVSKSDVRVSNPGVAVGHIAAAYPHAIAPAYAHPAYAHAAYAAPVVKAAPALLGVAYSAAPAVAHMTYSNGLGINYAW